A single region of the Nocardioides aquaticus genome encodes:
- the cydB gene encoding cytochrome d ubiquinol oxidase subunit II has protein sequence MELTTVWFALIAILWTGYFVLEGFDFGVGMLLPVLGRTEKERRVMINTIGPVWDGNEVWLLVAGGATFAAFPEWYATLFSGFYLPLLLILLALIVRGLAFEYRAKRDDDRWRSRWDAAIVLGSVVPALLWGVAFANIVRGVPIDAEMEYVGGFFDLLNPYALTGGLTTLLLFLTHGAVFISLKTDGPIRHAARTLALKLGVAAAVVTVVFLSWTQVLTGSLPSAVAFAVAALALLAGLAALSAGREGWAFVGTFVAIGLGVVGLFLALFPDVMPTTLADGLSLTTTNAAATPYTLRIMTVVAVVFTPLVLLYQGWTYWVFRKRIAVHHIPDTTPSVPVA, from the coding sequence ATGGAGCTCACCACCGTCTGGTTCGCGCTCATCGCGATCCTCTGGACCGGCTACTTCGTCCTCGAGGGGTTCGACTTCGGCGTCGGCATGCTGCTGCCCGTCCTGGGCCGCACCGAGAAGGAGCGCCGGGTCATGATCAACACGATCGGCCCGGTCTGGGACGGCAACGAGGTCTGGCTGCTCGTGGCCGGCGGCGCCACCTTCGCGGCCTTCCCCGAGTGGTACGCCACCTTGTTCAGCGGCTTCTACCTGCCGCTGCTGCTGATCCTGCTGGCCCTCATCGTGCGCGGGCTCGCCTTCGAGTACCGCGCCAAGCGTGACGACGACCGGTGGCGCTCGCGCTGGGACGCCGCCATCGTCCTCGGCTCCGTCGTCCCCGCGCTGCTGTGGGGCGTGGCCTTCGCCAACATCGTGCGCGGGGTGCCCATCGACGCCGAGATGGAGTACGTCGGGGGCTTCTTCGACCTGCTCAACCCCTACGCCCTCACCGGGGGCCTCACCACGCTGCTGCTCTTCCTGACGCACGGGGCGGTGTTCATCTCGCTCAAGACCGACGGACCGATCCGGCACGCCGCGCGGACGCTGGCCCTCAAGCTGGGAGTCGCCGCCGCCGTGGTGACCGTGGTCTTCCTGTCCTGGACCCAGGTCCTCACCGGCTCCCTGCCCTCGGCGGTGGCCTTCGCCGTCGCCGCGCTCGCGCTGCTCGCCGGGCTGGCCGCCCTCTCGGCGGGCCGGGAGGGCTGGGCCTTCGTGGGCACCTTCGTGGCCATCGGTCTCGGCGTCGTCGGGCTGTTCCTCGCGCTCTTCCCCGACGTGATGCCGACCACGCTGGCCGACGGCCTGTCGCTGACCACGACCAACGCGGCCGCGACGCCCTACACGCTGCGGATCATGACCGTCGTGGCGGTCGTCTTCACCCCGCTGGTCCTCCTCTACCAGGGCTGGACCTACTGGGTGTTCCGCAAGCGGATCGCCGTCCACCACATCCCCGACACCACGCCGTCCGTCCCCGTGGCGTGA
- a CDS encoding cytochrome ubiquinol oxidase subunit I has product MDLDPLDIARWQFAIVTVYHFWFVPITIGLTAIVAGYETAWVRTHDVKWLRLTKFFGKLLLINFAIGVVTGIVQEFQFGMNWSDYSRFVGDVFGAPLAIEGLLAFFLESTFLGLWIFGWDRLSPRLHVACMWIVHLGTLLSAYFILAANSWMQNPVGYAFNPETGRAELNDFGAVLFNEVQLVTFPHTVLAAYMTAGAFVVGVAFWQLVRRASTDEDRTMYRGAVRVGAVVVLLSGLGVALSGDAQGKVMTEVQPMKMAAAEALYETEAPADFSVLTIGSLDGSEELFSIKLPGVLSYLATGDTSSEVVGINDLREQYTQTYGQDPGAAYYSAGDYTPVIPLTYWSFRLMIGLGLAAAAAAAWILWATRRGRTPGGRVLLWVAIALPFTPILANSFGWIFTEMGRQPWAVFGLMTTERAVSPGVGAGEMLFSLIALTTLYAVLAVIEVSLMLTYIRRGADPLTEADLAPPDDGDDAADRPLAFAY; this is encoded by the coding sequence GTGGACCTCGATCCGCTCGACATCGCACGCTGGCAGTTCGCGATCGTGACCGTGTACCACTTCTGGTTCGTGCCGATCACGATCGGGCTCACCGCCATCGTCGCCGGGTACGAGACCGCGTGGGTCCGCACCCACGACGTGAAGTGGCTCCGGCTGACGAAGTTCTTCGGCAAGCTGCTGCTGATCAACTTCGCGATCGGCGTGGTGACCGGGATCGTGCAGGAGTTCCAGTTCGGGATGAACTGGAGCGACTACTCGCGCTTCGTCGGCGACGTCTTCGGCGCCCCCCTGGCGATCGAGGGCCTGCTCGCGTTCTTCCTCGAGTCCACGTTCCTCGGCCTGTGGATCTTCGGCTGGGACCGCCTCTCGCCCCGGCTGCACGTCGCCTGCATGTGGATCGTGCACCTCGGGACGCTGCTGTCGGCCTACTTCATCCTGGCGGCCAACTCCTGGATGCAGAACCCCGTCGGCTACGCCTTCAACCCCGAGACCGGACGCGCAGAGCTGAACGACTTCGGCGCCGTGCTGTTCAACGAGGTCCAGCTGGTGACCTTCCCGCACACGGTGCTGGCGGCGTACATGACCGCGGGCGCCTTCGTCGTCGGGGTCGCCTTCTGGCAGCTGGTCCGCCGGGCCTCGACCGACGAGGACCGCACGATGTACCGCGGCGCCGTCCGCGTCGGCGCGGTGGTCGTGCTGCTCAGCGGCCTCGGGGTCGCGCTCTCGGGGGACGCCCAGGGCAAGGTGATGACGGAGGTCCAGCCGATGAAGATGGCTGCCGCCGAGGCCCTCTACGAGACCGAGGCGCCGGCGGACTTCTCCGTGCTGACCATCGGCAGCCTCGACGGCTCCGAGGAGCTGTTCTCGATCAAGCTCCCGGGCGTGCTCTCCTACCTGGCCACCGGGGACACCAGCAGCGAGGTCGTCGGCATCAACGACCTGCGGGAGCAGTACACGCAGACCTACGGCCAGGACCCGGGTGCCGCCTACTACTCCGCCGGCGACTACACGCCGGTGATCCCGCTGACCTACTGGTCGTTCCGGCTGATGATCGGGCTGGGGCTCGCGGCCGCGGCCGCCGCCGCCTGGATCCTGTGGGCGACCCGACGGGGGCGTACGCCCGGCGGGCGGGTCCTGCTCTGGGTGGCGATCGCCCTGCCCTTCACCCCGATCCTGGCGAACAGCTTCGGCTGGATCTTCACCGAGATGGGGCGTCAGCCCTGGGCGGTGTTCGGCCTGATGACCACCGAGCGGGCCGTCTCGCCGGGGGTCGGCGCCGGCGAGATGCTGTTCTCACTGATCGCCCTGACCACCCTCTACGCCGTGCTGGCCGTGATCGAGGTGAGCCTGATGCTCACCTACATCCGTCGTGGTGCCGACCCCCTGACCGAGGCCGACCTCGCGCCACCCGACGACGGCGACGACGCCGCCGACCGCCCGCTCGCCTTCGCCTACTGA
- a CDS encoding SulP family inorganic anion transporter translates to MGTRRHIIEGPASPTTVQRLTRLLPQREDLAAVRRHPRQDLVAGVTVAIVALPLALAFGVASGLGAQAGLATAVVAGIVAAVLGGSNVQVSGPTGAMTVVLVPVAHQHGATGVLMVGFLAGIVLVLMAVAGSGRYVRFLPVSVIEGFTAGIAVVIALQQVPFALGVSDPTGEKVWATAADAAATWLAHPQAAPVVVSLGVAALMLLGGRWRPGVPFSLVGVAIATLVTQVWDAGLVPLGDLPATLPAPSLDFVDLGAVSTLATAALAIAALAALESLLCATVADAMTVDQHHDPDRELFGQGVANMVVPLFGGIPATAAIARTAVNVRAGATSRLAAVSHAVVLLLLVLVAAPLVSAVPLAALAGVLFATCVRMVEAGALRALVRSTPSDGVIVLLTFSVTVALDLVTAVGVGVAVAVALALRSVARSARIEQVPLEVGDHGAEEHALLAEHIVVYRIDGPLFFGAAHRLLLELPDILQVDVVVLRMSRVTTLDATGATVLGDAIERLGRRGIVVLLSGVTAQHEIVLGRLGSTADLRAAGRILPDTPAAIAEARRLLALAGRTPTDEREADRA, encoded by the coding sequence GTGGGCACCAGGAGGCACATCATCGAAGGACCAGCGTCACCCACCACCGTCCAGCGCCTCACCAGGCTGCTTCCGCAGCGCGAGGACCTCGCCGCCGTACGCCGCCACCCCCGGCAGGACCTGGTCGCCGGCGTGACCGTGGCGATCGTGGCCCTGCCGCTGGCCCTGGCCTTCGGCGTCGCCTCCGGGCTCGGCGCCCAGGCCGGCCTGGCCACGGCCGTCGTCGCCGGGATCGTGGCCGCCGTGCTCGGCGGCTCGAACGTCCAGGTCTCCGGGCCCACCGGCGCGATGACCGTGGTGCTGGTGCCCGTCGCCCACCAGCACGGCGCCACCGGCGTGCTCATGGTCGGGTTCCTGGCCGGGATCGTCCTGGTCCTCATGGCCGTGGCCGGCTCCGGGCGGTACGTCCGGTTCCTGCCCGTCTCGGTGATCGAGGGGTTCACCGCCGGCATAGCGGTCGTCATCGCGCTGCAGCAGGTCCCCTTCGCGCTCGGGGTGTCCGACCCGACCGGCGAGAAGGTGTGGGCCACCGCCGCCGACGCGGCAGCGACCTGGCTCGCCCACCCGCAGGCTGCGCCGGTCGTGGTCTCCCTCGGCGTCGCCGCGCTGATGCTGCTGGGCGGCCGCTGGCGACCGGGAGTGCCGTTCTCGCTGGTGGGCGTCGCGATCGCCACCCTCGTCACGCAGGTGTGGGACGCGGGCCTGGTCCCGCTCGGGGACCTCCCCGCGACGCTGCCGGCGCCCTCGCTCGACTTCGTGGACCTCGGCGCCGTCAGCACCCTGGCCACCGCGGCGCTCGCGATCGCCGCGCTCGCGGCCCTGGAGAGCCTGCTGTGCGCCACGGTCGCCGACGCGATGACGGTGGACCAGCACCACGACCCCGACCGCGAGCTCTTCGGGCAGGGCGTGGCCAACATGGTGGTCCCGCTGTTCGGTGGCATCCCGGCCACGGCCGCCATCGCGCGCACGGCCGTCAACGTGCGCGCCGGCGCCACCTCCCGCCTCGCCGCGGTCTCCCACGCGGTGGTGCTGCTGCTGCTCGTGCTGGTCGCCGCCCCCCTGGTCTCGGCCGTGCCCCTCGCCGCGCTCGCCGGCGTGCTCTTCGCGACCTGCGTGCGGATGGTCGAGGCCGGGGCGCTGCGGGCCCTGGTCCGTTCGACGCCCTCCGACGGGGTCATCGTGCTGCTGACGTTCTCCGTCACCGTCGCCCTGGACCTCGTCACCGCCGTCGGCGTCGGGGTGGCCGTCGCGGTCGCCCTGGCCCTGCGGTCGGTCGCGCGCAGCGCGCGGATCGAGCAGGTCCCCCTCGAGGTCGGTGACCACGGCGCGGAGGAGCACGCCCTGCTGGCCGAGCACATCGTGGTCTACCGGATCGACGGCCCGCTGTTCTTCGGCGCCGCGCACCGGCTCCTGCTCGAGCTGCCCGACATCCTCCAGGTCGACGTCGTCGTGCTCCGGATGTCGCGGGTCACCACCCTCGACGCGACCGGCGCCACGGTGCTGGGGGACGCGATCGAGCGACTGGGCCGGCGCGGCATCGTCGTGCTGCTCTCCGGCGTCACCGCGCAGCACGAGATCGTGCTCGGCCGGCTCGGCAGCACCGCCGACCTGCGTGCCGCCGGCCGGATCCTGCCCGACACCCCGGCCGCCATCGCCGAGGCCCGACGCCTGCTCGCGCTCGCGGGCCGGACCCCGACCGACGAGAGGGAGGCCGACCGTGCCTGA
- a CDS encoding BON domain-containing protein: MAPPSAPAPRPPTQGGTASRAAADRRLLELVERELERAPDVTESSVGVTVLGRAVTLTGEVASHPEKRSAERAALSVPGVRAMAGKITVRPHLGRVSDVDVTREVAAALVAAVEVPDQDVLGTVTDHVVTLSGTVRSVPEREAAVLAVHDLPGVAGVHDHVVVQPVD; the protein is encoded by the coding sequence ATGGCCCCTCCGTCCGCACCCGCCCCGCGTCCCCCCACCCAGGGCGGTACGGCGTCCCGCGCCGCCGCCGACCGCCGGCTCCTCGAGCTCGTCGAGCGTGAGCTCGAGCGGGCGCCCGACGTGACGGAGTCCAGCGTCGGGGTGACGGTGCTCGGCCGCGCCGTGACCCTGACGGGGGAGGTGGCCAGTCACCCGGAGAAGAGGTCGGCGGAGCGGGCGGCGCTGAGCGTGCCCGGGGTCCGCGCCATGGCCGGGAAGATCACCGTCCGGCCCCACCTGGGCAGGGTCAGCGACGTCGACGTCACCCGTGAGGTGGCCGCCGCACTGGTCGCGGCCGTCGAGGTGCCGGACCAGGATGTGCTCGGCACGGTCACGGACCACGTCGTGACGCTGTCGGGCACCGTCCGCTCGGTGCCCGAGCGGGAGGCAGCGGTGCTCGCGGTGCACGACCTGCCGGGGGTCGCCGGGGTGCACGACCACGTCGTGGTGCAACCGGTCGACTGA
- a CDS encoding lysylphosphatidylglycerol synthase transmembrane domain-containing protein — MRDLVVEAPVRPVPLAPTEGFHGWRWLRRGGLLLLTVVVVEYLVLPQLVAARAEVSLIRSATPWLLGVAVALEAVSLLCFTLLSRATLPGRSRPHFWTLLRIDLSGFGLSHVLPGGGATAAALRYRMLHRAGVSAGDAVTGATVQTVGAIAALVVLMVTGVVLSRPAILSGGSLHGATALALVLLVGLGAGGLLLTRFRPGTLRTVHHLTRHLPRVRAAAVEGMLDGLGDRLRALVRDPRLLARTLGWAGANWALDAACLWVCLAAYGSAVQPGPLLALYAAVNLLAIVPSTPGGLGIVEAVLVPGLISVGVPAATALLGVLTWRLWQYWLPIPVGLAAYASLNVRGSVDRWCRHTPQR, encoded by the coding sequence GTGCGAGACCTGGTTGTCGAGGCGCCGGTGCGGCCGGTCCCCCTGGCGCCGACCGAGGGTTTCCACGGCTGGCGCTGGCTGCGCCGCGGCGGTCTGCTGCTGCTGACCGTCGTGGTGGTCGAGTACCTCGTGCTGCCCCAGCTCGTCGCCGCGCGGGCCGAGGTCTCGCTGATCCGCTCGGCCACCCCGTGGCTGCTGGGGGTCGCCGTCGCCCTCGAGGCGGTCTCGTTGCTCTGCTTCACCCTGCTGTCCCGGGCCACCCTGCCCGGACGCAGCCGGCCGCACTTCTGGACGCTGCTGCGCATCGACCTCTCCGGCTTCGGCCTGAGTCACGTCCTGCCCGGCGGGGGCGCGACCGCGGCGGCCCTGCGCTACCGGATGCTGCACCGGGCCGGGGTCTCGGCCGGCGACGCCGTCACGGGAGCCACGGTGCAGACCGTCGGGGCGATCGCGGCGCTGGTCGTCCTCATGGTCACCGGGGTCGTGCTGTCGCGGCCCGCGATCCTCAGCGGCGGGTCGTTGCACGGTGCCACGGCCCTCGCGCTCGTCCTGCTCGTCGGCCTCGGGGCAGGAGGGCTGCTGCTGACGCGGTTCCGGCCCGGCACCCTGCGCACGGTCCACCACCTCACCCGGCACCTGCCGCGCGTACGGGCCGCCGCCGTCGAGGGCATGCTGGACGGGCTCGGCGACCGGCTCCGGGCCCTGGTGCGCGACCCCCGGCTGCTGGCCCGGACCCTCGGATGGGCCGGGGCGAACTGGGCCCTCGACGCGGCGTGCCTGTGGGTGTGCCTGGCGGCCTACGGCTCCGCCGTCCAGCCCGGGCCGCTGCTGGCCCTCTACGCCGCGGTCAACCTGCTCGCGATCGTGCCGTCGACCCCGGGCGGCCTCGGCATCGTCGAGGCGGTGCTGGTCCCGGGCCTCATCTCGGTGGGCGTCCCGGCCGCGACCGCGCTGCTCGGCGTCCTCACCTGGCGGCTGTGGCAGTACTGGCTGCCGATCCCCGTCGGCCTCGCCGCCTACGCGTCCCTGAATGTCAGAGGGTCCGTGGACCGGTGGTGCCGGCACACGCCCCAGCGCTGA
- a CDS encoding GAF domain-containing sensor histidine kinase, whose protein sequence is MLSEFARTLVTDFPIEGILDHLVRRIVDIMPIDAAGVSLISPTTYPHLVAGSDESAVRYENLQTELGEGPCVLAYASNEAVSVPDLTSDDRFPGFAERAHVEGLVAVFTFPLRSDDRCLGALDLYRTKPGELDEQDMATAQTLADVATAYLLNAEARRTKSEFVATVSHELRTPMTCIAGFIELLQDGQGGALTPRQEMFVEAIVRNSARLTALADNLLLVTGLASNAARRGHSDVDLAAVVLAAGRDLDRVVVARGLELFLDVGGDPVVVHGDTAHLEAVVTNLLTNAIKFTEDGGWVRCTLRAVSGTARLSVSDNGLGIPEAEQGDLFTRFFRSSTAREHAIQGTGLGLTIVDSIVRSHGGDIAVTSKHLGGSTFSVCLPLAT, encoded by the coding sequence GTGCTGAGCGAGTTCGCGCGGACGCTGGTGACCGACTTCCCGATCGAGGGCATCCTGGACCACCTGGTCCGGCGGATCGTCGACATCATGCCGATCGATGCCGCGGGTGTGTCGCTGATCTCGCCGACCACGTACCCGCACCTGGTCGCCGGGTCGGACGAGTCGGCGGTGCGCTACGAGAACCTGCAGACCGAGCTCGGCGAGGGACCCTGCGTCCTGGCCTACGCCTCGAACGAGGCCGTCTCGGTCCCGGACCTGACCTCCGACGACCGCTTCCCGGGGTTCGCCGAGCGGGCCCACGTCGAGGGTCTGGTCGCCGTCTTCACCTTTCCCCTGCGCAGCGACGACCGCTGCCTGGGTGCCCTGGACCTCTATCGGACGAAACCCGGCGAGCTGGACGAGCAGGACATGGCCACCGCCCAGACCCTCGCCGACGTCGCGACGGCCTACCTGCTCAACGCCGAGGCGCGCAGGACCAAGTCCGAGTTCGTCGCCACGGTGTCCCACGAGCTCCGCACCCCGATGACCTGCATCGCCGGCTTCATCGAGCTCCTCCAGGACGGTCAGGGGGGAGCCCTGACCCCGCGCCAGGAGATGTTCGTGGAGGCCATCGTCCGCAACAGCGCCCGGCTGACGGCCCTGGCCGACAACCTGCTGCTCGTCACCGGCCTGGCCTCCAACGCCGCCCGTCGCGGGCACTCCGACGTGGACCTGGCCGCGGTCGTGCTGGCCGCGGGGCGGGACCTGGACCGGGTGGTCGTAGCGAGGGGCCTCGAGCTGTTCCTCGATGTCGGTGGAGACCCGGTCGTCGTCCACGGCGACACCGCTCACCTCGAGGCCGTGGTGACCAACCTGCTGACCAACGCGATCAAGTTCACCGAGGACGGCGGGTGGGTCCGCTGCACCCTGCGGGCGGTGTCGGGGACCGCACGGCTCTCAGTCAGCGACAACGGCCTGGGCATCCCCGAGGCCGAGCAAGGTGACCTGTTCACCCGGTTCTTCCGTTCCTCCACCGCCCGGGAGCACGCCATCCAGGGCACAGGTCTGGGGCTGACCATCGTCGACTCGATCGTGCGGAGCCACGGCGGTGACATCGCGGTCACCTCGAAGCACCTGGGCGGGTCCACCTTCTCCGTCTGCCTCCCCCTGGCCACGTAG
- a CDS encoding AAA family ATPase gives MTTEALHPYAAVHETHTAVVVLLGDRAYKTKKPVDLGFLDFSTAELRHEACARELALNRRTAPDVYLGLGHLDQPGRPSETAVVMRRMPEDRRLSTLVAAGAPVGDELRAVARQLAVFHLRADRHPVLQEQAGRDALRQRWRDSISQVLSLDVVDAPTVQRLAELVETFMAGRTELLDQRIAAGHVLDGHGDLQAEDVFCLADGPRILDCLEFDDALRHVDQLDDAAFLAMDLERLGDAAAGSAFLDAYVELTGDPAPAALRDHYVAYRAFVRAKVACLRVSQGDDASRRTADQLTRLALRHLERGAVRLVLVGGLPGTGKTTLASAVADEHGYVVMSSDRVRKELAGLSPEQPAPAAYGEVLYDAGATSATYATLLDRARRLLARGESVVLDASWTDADQRAAARALARDAHAELVEVRCYAPAAVASMRLRTRAPGASDADDRVADTMAGREDSWPSATVVPTTGPLVDAVAGVTTLLHSPPPVLSGAR, from the coding sequence TTGACCACCGAGGCCCTGCACCCGTACGCCGCGGTGCACGAGACCCACACCGCCGTCGTCGTGCTGCTGGGCGACCGCGCCTACAAGACCAAGAAGCCCGTGGACCTCGGCTTCCTCGACTTCAGCACCGCGGAGCTGAGGCACGAGGCCTGCGCCCGTGAGCTGGCCCTGAACCGCAGGACCGCGCCCGACGTCTACCTCGGGCTGGGCCACCTCGACCAGCCCGGGCGACCATCCGAGACCGCCGTGGTGATGCGGCGGATGCCGGAGGACCGGCGGTTGTCGACCCTGGTCGCCGCCGGGGCCCCGGTCGGCGACGAGCTCCGGGCCGTGGCGCGCCAGCTCGCCGTCTTCCACCTCCGCGCCGACCGCCACCCCGTCCTCCAGGAGCAGGCCGGGCGCGACGCCCTGCGGCAGCGGTGGCGCGACAGCATCTCCCAGGTGCTCTCCCTCGACGTGGTGGACGCCCCGACGGTGCAGCGGCTGGCCGAGCTGGTGGAGACCTTCATGGCCGGCCGGACCGAGCTCCTCGACCAGCGGATCGCTGCCGGTCACGTCCTCGACGGGCACGGCGACCTCCAGGCCGAGGACGTCTTCTGCCTGGCCGACGGCCCTCGCATCCTGGACTGCCTCGAGTTCGACGACGCGCTGCGGCACGTCGACCAGCTCGATGACGCCGCGTTCCTCGCCATGGACCTCGAGCGCCTCGGCGACGCCGCCGCCGGGTCCGCCTTCCTCGACGCCTACGTGGAGCTCACCGGCGACCCGGCGCCCGCGGCGCTGCGGGACCACTACGTCGCGTACCGCGCGTTCGTCCGGGCCAAGGTCGCCTGCCTGCGCGTGAGCCAAGGAGACGACGCGTCACGCCGCACGGCCGACCAGCTGACCCGGCTGGCCCTGCGCCACCTCGAGCGGGGCGCGGTCCGGCTGGTGCTCGTGGGTGGCCTGCCCGGCACCGGCAAGACCACCCTGGCCTCGGCCGTCGCCGACGAGCACGGGTACGTCGTGATGAGCAGCGACCGCGTCCGCAAGGAGCTGGCCGGGCTGTCGCCGGAGCAGCCCGCACCGGCGGCGTACGGGGAGGTCCTCTACGACGCGGGCGCCACGTCGGCGACCTACGCCACCCTCCTCGACCGGGCCCGTCGGCTGCTCGCCCGCGGAGAGTCGGTCGTGCTGGACGCGTCCTGGACCGATGCCGACCAGCGGGCCGCGGCCCGGGCCCTCGCCCGCGACGCCCACGCCGAGCTCGTGGAGGTCCGGTGCTACGCCCCCGCCGCGGTCGCATCGATGCGTCTGCGGACCCGCGCGCCGGGTGCCTCGGACGCCGACGACCGGGTCGCGGACACCATGGCCGGGCGCGAGGACAGCTGGCCGTCGGCGACGGTGGTCCCCACCACCGGACCGCTGGTGGACGCCGTCGCCGGGGTCACCACCCTGCTGCACTCCCCTCCCCCCGTCCTGTCCGGCGCCCGGTGA
- a CDS encoding universal stress protein produces MSTRPVLLALGDDGSVAAVRYAVGLARRLGAPLHLVLAVPAGGARTRTSHELELHSALGLARDRAGGEVAVTGALAEGEDVVSCLVTTARACHAEVLVIGRTGGERSGRLVSGSVLAVVAARSPAPVVVVPAGWRPATAPDPVVVVGVQDVVEAPALLDAAASAAHGLGARLVVVHASRTGENHAVVGIDVRDDPHTFGRTEHASLERCLTALRNRWPGVDVGLDVDRGPVETTLLTAGTGAELVVVGRHHHRLPVGSHLGPVTRALLDHCTAPLLLTDPVTVPTVPTVPTVPTVPTVPTAATTTATTTATTTATTIATPDLEHC; encoded by the coding sequence GTGAGCACCCGTCCCGTCCTCCTCGCCCTCGGTGACGACGGCTCGGTCGCGGCCGTCCGCTACGCCGTCGGTCTCGCCCGGCGGCTCGGCGCTCCCCTCCACCTCGTGCTCGCCGTGCCGGCCGGCGGTGCGAGGACGCGCACCAGCCACGAGCTCGAGCTGCACTCCGCCCTGGGGCTCGCTCGCGACCGGGCAGGCGGCGAGGTCGCGGTGACCGGCGCCCTCGCCGAGGGCGAGGACGTCGTCTCCTGCCTGGTCACGACGGCGCGCGCCTGTCACGCCGAGGTCCTGGTCATCGGGCGGACCGGCGGCGAGCGCTCCGGCCGGCTCGTGAGCGGTTCGGTCCTGGCCGTCGTCGCCGCCCGCAGCCCCGCCCCGGTCGTGGTCGTCCCCGCCGGGTGGCGCCCCGCCACGGCTCCGGACCCGGTCGTGGTCGTCGGGGTCCAGGACGTCGTCGAGGCCCCTGCCCTGCTCGACGCCGCCGCGTCGGCCGCCCACGGCCTGGGTGCCCGCCTCGTGGTCGTGCACGCGTCGCGGACCGGCGAGAACCACGCCGTCGTCGGTATCGACGTCCGCGACGATCCGCATACCTTCGGCCGGACCGAGCACGCGAGCCTGGAGCGCTGCCTCACCGCGCTCCGGAACAGGTGGCCCGGCGTCGACGTGGGCCTCGACGTCGACCGGGGTCCGGTGGAGACGACGCTGCTCACCGCCGGCACGGGCGCCGAGCTGGTGGTCGTCGGTCGCCACCACCACCGGCTGCCGGTGGGCTCCCACCTCGGCCCGGTGACCCGGGCGCTGCTCGACCACTGCACCGCCCCCCTCCTGCTCACCGACCCCGTCACGGTCCCCACCGTCCCCACCGTCCCCACCGTCCCCACCGTCCCCACCGTCCCCACCGCCGCCACGACCACCGCCACGACCACCGCCACGACCACCGCCACGACGATCGCCACGCCTGACCTGGAGCACTGTTGA
- a CDS encoding DUF1003 domain-containing protein, protein MAAPTARAPSSRTAAPSHLAAVRHHPAVVAHERALAEDLQMRLADSITRFAGSMPFVYAHVAGFAAWMLLVETSPWPTLTLVVSLEAIFLSTFVMIGQNRQARFQQVKADHDFVAQEQDLRANTEMTLVVEDLVRDIHRTVHERPVAWRLL, encoded by the coding sequence ATGGCGGCCCCGACGGCACGCGCCCCGAGCAGCAGGACGGCAGCACCCTCGCACCTGGCGGCGGTACGCCACCACCCCGCCGTGGTGGCCCACGAGCGGGCCCTCGCCGAGGACCTGCAGATGCGCCTGGCGGACTCGATCACCCGGTTCGCCGGCTCGATGCCCTTCGTCTACGCCCACGTGGCGGGCTTCGCGGCGTGGATGCTGCTGGTGGAGACCAGCCCCTGGCCGACCTTGACGCTGGTCGTCTCGCTCGAGGCGATCTTCCTCTCGACCTTCGTGATGATCGGGCAGAACCGGCAGGCGCGCTTCCAGCAGGTCAAGGCCGACCACGACTTCGTCGCCCAGGAGCAGGACCTGCGTGCGAACACCGAGATGACGCTGGTCGTCGAGGACCTGGTCCGCGACATCCACCGCACCGTCCACGAGCGACCGGTCGCGTGGCGGCTCCTGTGA